CTTTTGTTGTTTCTAGGGAGTTCCGAGGACGATCACGCAGGCGCGTCCATATGTAGGATGTGTGCCGAGGGCTATCCCAACGAGAGTATAGGTTGGGTTGAGTAGGTTCTCGCGGTGACCGCGGCTAGGTGTTCCTTCGTCTACGAGGAACGAGGCAATGATCAGTTCAGGCGTCATATGGCCGTAGGTGATGGCTTCACCAAGAGAGCCCACAGTGCCATACTTTTTCACGCGTACAAGCGGGTCTGACCCATCGTGGGCGATATGTCCGATAGTGCCGTACTGCGTGATGTCCTTGGCCATATCCTGTGCGGCAGAATACAAAGCCCCTTGAACATTCAATGGGGTTAATGGACGTTGCTTCTTCAGGATCGCCTTGATCTCTTTGACCGCAACATCAAGTGCCTTTGGGTCCTTTGTGAATGATCGCACGTGCGTGCGATATCGGTCGATGGCCGGAATAAAGGACGTGGGATCGTTGCGGACAGCGTTGAGCACGATCAGGATCTGGTTCGCAATACTATCCTGTTGTTTCTGCTTTTCTGATACTTGTGCAATGCTGAGATGGCAGCTTGCTGCGAGGATGACGAGGGTCGAAAGGAGTTTCTTCACGTCGTCAAGTTAAGAACGGTCAGCGTAGATATGCGACATGAGCAGTGCACCACCGGCAAGACCAAGATCTTTCAGGATGTTCGTCATGAACATCTGCTTCATCAGATCGTCAGGTGCGTTCAATAGGCCAGGTACATGCATCGTTGTTACGAAGATCACCAGCTGCAGTGCCAGGAGCTGCCCAACCACGCGTGTGTATCTGCCTGTGAGGATGGATGCAACGGCACAAAGTTCCGTGACTCCAGTAAGGTAGACCCACAGGATCCCGCCGGGAAGCCACGATGGAACGATAGTCGCCAACTGATCGGCACTGGTAAAGTGCATCAAACCAAGGGCGAGAAACGGAATTGAAAAGAGTATCCTGCCAAGCAGGAGCGTTGGGATGTTCATGTATGCTTCAAGCAGTGGTGATTACTCGATCGCCGACGTCACCTTGTCACAGAGATCGGCCAACAGGCCGGCTTCTTGTACTGTGAGTCCTTTTGAAAGCTGTTCTTCCAGTGCATCGATCTCTGGCTGGATCGATACGAGAAGATCCAGTCCCTTTTGTGTGATCACGGATAGTGAGAGGCGAAGGTCTTGCTCACTTTTGCTTCGTTCCACCAGATCAAGCTTCTCGAGTCGATCAATGAGGCGGGTTACATCAGGAGCAACGTGGATCATCCGAGTGATGATCTCACAGCGCGGATGTCCATCCGGGTACACACCGCGAAGTATACGCAGGACGTTGTACTGAGCCGACGTAATGCCATGACGTTCGCACGTTTCGTCCATGCCACGGTTGAGCCTGTCGGCACAAACCATCACAGCCAACATGGCCTCTTGGTATGGAGACGAGAACCGTTCCTGCTTCAGCCGTTGTTTTAACGCTTCACCCATGCCGTAAACTTACACAAAAAATTAGTGTGTTGCAACACGTAGCGCAATAACAATAACAATGACCAATGACTAATTACTAATGACTAATGACGTTGTAAACAATGATAAGTCGTTAGTAATTGGTCATTAGTAATTAGTAATTGGTCATTAGTAATTAGTAATTGGTCATTAGTAATTAGTAATTGGTCATTAGTAATTAGTCATATGTCATTATTGCTGAGGAGCTTAGAGTCTGCTACTCTCAGCGCCGTTATGATCTCATCGAGGTCGCCATCGACCACACCCTGAAGGGGGTGATTCTTGTTATCGCCCTCAAGTCGGTGATCGGTAACACGGTTCTGGGGCCAGTTATACGTGCGAATCTTCTCTGAACGGTCTCCTGAGCGCACCATGCCCTTGCGGGCTCCGGCAATGGCGGACTGCTGCTTCTCGAGTTCAAGCTCGTACAGGCGCGCGCGAAGCACCTTCATGGCCTTGTCTTTGTTCTTGAGTTGGGAGCGTTCGTCCTGA
This region of Ignavibacteria bacterium genomic DNA includes:
- a CDS encoding DoxX family membrane protein — protein: MNIPTLLLGRILFSIPFLALGLMHFTSADQLATIVPSWLPGGILWVYLTGVTELCAVASILTGRYTRVVGQLLALQLVIFVTTMHVPGLLNAPDDLMKQMFMTNILKDLGLAGGALLMSHIYADRS
- a CDS encoding MarR family transcriptional regulator codes for the protein MGEALKQRLKQERFSSPYQEAMLAVMVCADRLNRGMDETCERHGITSAQYNVLRILRGVYPDGHPRCEIITRMIHVAPDVTRLIDRLEKLDLVERSKSEQDLRLSLSVITQKGLDLLVSIQPEIDALEEQLSKGLTVQEAGLLADLCDKVTSAIE
- a CDS encoding CAP domain-containing protein; this encodes MKKLLSTLVILAASCHLSIAQVSEKQKQQDSIANQILIVLNAVRNDPTSFIPAIDRYRTHVRSFTKDPKALDVAVKEIKAILKKQRPLTPLNVQGALYSAAQDMAKDITQYGTIGHIAHDGSDPLVRVKKYGTVGSLGEAITYGHMTPELIIASFLVDEGTPSRGHRENLLNPTYTLVGIALGTHPTYGRACVIVLGTP